Proteins encoded by one window of Salvia splendens isolate huo1 chromosome 7, SspV2, whole genome shotgun sequence:
- the LOC121742478 gene encoding C2 and GRAM domain-containing protein At1g03370-like, with protein sequence MKLLVRVIEAKNIPALDPNGFSDPYVKLQLGRQRFRSKVVKKCLNPSWCEEFIFKVDDLKEELLVTVLDEDKYFNDDFVGQIKMPIIQVLDAKDKSLGTAWYTLQPKTKKAKNKDCGEILLTICFSQNNTLLDVLPMNDPVTLPRNYADTPSDTPSRSSPLWVPSPMRSEEVAPQKEDKWNGSALAGRIAQIFNKNADSASVSSVDPSDASDVAEGMDFAVPQNNPEEQNSSVDFDEMMKSIEIRDPAGEVPTSLPGGVVLDQLYAIPHRELNSLLFSPESDFLKTFADLEGSTDLEIGPWKYENNGESLKRVVCYTKAPSKLIKALKAIEEHTYLKADTKAFAVLSSVSTPDAPYGKSFKVEVLYCITPGPEQPSGEQSSRLEVSWRVNFLQSTMMKSMIEGGARQGIKDSFKQYDKLLSQNVKPLDLQDVGSEKDQLLASLQVEPQSDWKLAVQYFANFTVASTFLMGLYVLTHIWLAMPSTIQGLEFAGLDLPDSIGEVIVCSVLVLQGKRVLEFMSRFMQARVQKGSDHGIKAQGDGWLLTVALVEGSNLAAVDSSGYSDPYVVFTCNGRTRTSSIKFQKSKPHWNEIFEFDAMIEPPSVLEVEVFDFDGPFDDATSLGRAEINFLKSNITDLSDIWIPLEGKLAQACQSKLHLRIFLNNNKGSNVVKDYITKMEKEVGKKIRLRSPQTNSAFQKLFALPPEEFLINDFSCHLKRKMPLQGRLFLSARIIGFHADLFGHKTKFFFLWEDIEDIQVIPPTLSSMGSPIIIITLWPGKGFDARHGARTQDDEGRLKFHFHSFVSYNVAHRTIMALWKARALTPEQKVQIADEESEANTAVEEEALTKNLPATDEEVEAKSQAVDEESEAKSRRTEESGSFLGVEDVNMSMVYSSILSLPTSFFMELFRGSEIDRRVMERTGCLNYTHSPWESEKADVYQRQLYYKFDKRISRYRGEVTSTQQKSRLSGKQGWLIEEIMTLHGIPLGDYFTLHLRYQVEDLPSRSVGCSIQVYFGIAWLKYTRHQKRITKNIVSNLQDRLKVMFSVLEKEYVSGT encoded by the exons ATGAAGCTATTAGTGCGAGTAATCGAAGCAAAAAACATACCGGCGCTCGACCCAAATGGATTCAGCGATCCGTATGTGAAACTGCAATTGGGGAGGCAGAGGTTTAGGAGTAAAGTTGTGAAGAAGTGCTTGAATCCTTCGTGGTGTGAGGAGTTCATATTCAAAGTTGATGACTTGAAAGAAGAGCTTCTTGTAACTGTTTTGGATGAAGATAAGTACTTCAATGACGATTTCGTTGGGCAGATCAAAATGCCCATCATTCAGGTTTTGGATGCTAAAGACAAGTCCCTCGGCACTGCCTGGTACACTCTGCAGCCCAAAACCAAGAAGGCCAAGAACAAGGATTGCG GCGAGATTCTTCTAACGATTTGTTTCTCACAAAATAACACATTACTTGATGTGCTACCTATGAATGATCCTGTAACACTGCCAAGAAACTATGCTGATACGCCGAGTGATACACCTTCAAGATCTTCCCCTCTTTGGGTTCCCTCGCCTATGAGATCGGAAGAAGTTGCTCCCCAAAAGGAGGACAAATGGAATGGATCGGCATTAGCTGGTCGGATAGCACAAATCTTCAATAAGAATGCTGATTCAGCTTCTGTGAGTTCTGTTGATCCTAGCGATGCATCTGATGTAGCGGAAGGTATGGATTTCGCGGTTCCGCAGAATAATCCCGAAGAGCAAAATTCATCGGTAGATTTTGATGAAATGATGAAAAGTATAGAGATTCGAGATCCAGCTGGTGAAGTTCCCACTAGTTTACCTGGTGGGGTTGTTCTAGACCAGTTGTATGCAATACCGCATCGGGAGTTGAACTCGTTACTCTTTTCACCAGAATCTGACTTTTTGAAGACCTTTGCAGACTTAGAGGGATCTACAGATCTTGAAATAGGGCCCtggaaatatgaaaataatggtgaGAGCCTAAAAAGAGTGGTTTGTTATACTAAAGCACCGAGTAAATTGATTAAAGCTTTGAAAGCCATAGAGGAGCACACGTATTTGAAAGCTGATACTAAGGCTTTCGCTGTTCTATCCAGTGTGAGCACTCCAGATGCTCCGTATGGGAAAAGTTTTAAGGTAGAAGTGCTCTACTGCATTACTCCCGGGCCTGAGCAGCCATCAGGAGAGCAGTCTTCTCGATTGGAAGTGTCTTGGCGAGTGAACTTTTTGCAGAGCACAATGATGAAAAGTATGATTGAAGGTGGAGCAAGACAAGGTATAAAGGATAGCTTTAAACAGTATGACAAGCTGCTGTCTCAAAATGTGAAACCGCTTGATCTTCAAGATGTAGGTTCTGAGAAAGACCAGCTTTTGGCATCTCTTCAGGTGGAGCCTCAGTCTGACTGGAAATTGGCTGTTCAGTACTTTGCTAATTTCACGGTTGCTTCGACTTTTTTGATGGGTTTATACGTGCTCACACATATATGGCTGGCTATGCCTAGCACAATTCAGGGTCTTGAATTTGCTGGTTTAGACTTGCCCGATTCTATTGGTGAGGTGATAGTGTGCAGCGTATTGGTTCTGCAAGGGAAACGGGTCCTGGAGTTTATGTCTCGCTTTATGCAGGCCAGAGTGCAAAAAG GTAGTGATCATGGAATTAAAGCACAAGGGGATGGCTGGCTGCTCACTGTTGCCTTAGTTGAAGGGAGCAACTTGGCAGCTGTTGATTCTAGTGGGTACTCTGATCCTTATGTGGTGTTCACTTGCAATGGGAGGACGAGAACCAGCTCGATCAAGTTTCAGAAATCTAAACCTCATTGGAATG aaatttttgaatttgatgcAATGATTGAACCTCCATCTGTTCTGGAAGTGGAAGTTTTCGATTTTGATGGCCCTTTTGATGATGCAACATCACTTGGACGTGCTGAAATAAATTTCCTAAAGTCTAATATTACGGATCTGTCAGACATCTGGATTCCTTTAGAAGGGAAGCTGGCTCAGGCATGCCAGTCGAAATTACATTTGAGAATCTTCTTGAACAATAACAAGGGTAGCAATGTTGTTAAAGATTATATAACGAAGATGGAAAAGGAAGTGGGCAAGAAG ATAAGATTGCGTTCTCCTCAAACAAATTCGGCTTTCCAGAAGCTTTTTGCATTACCTCCTGAGGAGTTTCTTATCAACGACTTTTCTTGTCATTTGAAACGGAAAATGCCTCTCCAG GGCCGTCTATTTCTGTCAGCGAGAATAATTGGGTTTCATGCAGATCTATTTGGTCACAAGACGAAGTTTTTCTTTCTCTGGGAAGATATAGAAGACATTCAAGTCATACCTCCTACACTGTCGTCAATGGGCAGCCCGATCATAATCATCACACTGTGGCCCGGAAAAGGGTTTGATGCACGGCATGGAGCAAGGACACAGGATGACGAAGGCAGGCTGAAGTTTCATTTTCATTCTTTTGTGTCCTACAATGTTGCCCACAG AACAATTATGGCTTTGTGGAAGGCAAGAGCCTTGACGCCTGAACAGAAGGTGCAGATTGCAGATGAAGAATCCGAAGCCAACACTGCTGTCGAAGAGGAAGCCTTAACCAAAAACCTCCCAGCTACGGACGAGGAAGTTGAGGCTAAGAGTCAAGCAGTAGACGAAGAATCTGAAGCCAAAAGCCGGCGAACCGAGGAGAGTGGATCTTTCCTGGGAGTTGAGGATGTTAACATGTCTATGGTTTATTCTTCCATACTATCTCTTCCG ACGAGTTTCTTTATGGAGTTGTTCAGAGGGAGTGAAATCGACAGAAGGGTGATGGAGAGAACTGGATGCCTGAACTACACTCACAGCCCTTGGGAGTCCGAGAAGGCAGACGTGTATCAGAGACAGCTTTATTACAAATTTGATAAACGAATATCCCGCTATAGAGGAGAAGTGACTAGCACGCAACAAAAGTCCCGCCTCTCTGGAAAACAGGGGTGGCTCATAGAGGAGATCATGACTCTCCACGGAATTCCACTTGGTGACTATTTCACG CTTCACTTGAGGTATCAGGTTGAAGACCTGCCTTCAAGATCGGTAGGGTGCAGCATTCAAGTATACTTTGGGATAGCATGGTTGAAATACACGAGGCATCAGAAACGGATCACGAAAAACATCGTCTCAAATCTGCAGGACCGCCTCAAGGTCATGTTCAGTGTGCTGGAGAAGGAATACGTTTCAGGGACATAG
- the LOC121811359 gene encoding farnesyl pyrophosphate synthase-like isoform X1 codes for MANHNETPSDLRATFLEVYSKLKSELLSDSAFEWTDASRQWVDRMLDYNVPGGKLNRGLSVIDSYKLLKEGKDLTDDEVFLASALGWCIEWLQAYFLVLDDIMDNSHTRRGQPCWFRIPKVGMIAINDGIILRNHIPRILKKHFRTKAYYVDLLDLFNEVEFQTASGQMIDLITTIEGEKDLSKYSLPLHRRIVQYKTAYYSFYLPVACALLMAGEDLEKHPTVKDVLINMGIYFQVQDDYLDCFGEPEKIGKIGTDIEDFKCSWLVVKALELCNEEQKKTLLEHYGKEDPADVAKIKVLYNEINLQGAFAEFESKSYEKLNSSIEAHPSKSVQAVLKSFLGKIYKRQK; via the exons ATGGCCAATCACAACGAAACGCCGTCGGATCTGAGGGCCACGTTTTTGGAGGTTTATTCCAAGCTCAAATCTGAGCTCTTGAGCGACTCTGCTTTCGAGTGGACTGATGCCTCTCGTCAATGGGTCGACCGT ATGCTAGACTACAATGTTCCTGGAG GGAAGTTGAACCGAGGTCTGTCTGTTATTGATAGCTACAAGTTACTAAAAGAAGGAAAAGATCTAACTGATGATGAAGTGTTCCTAGCTAGTGCTCTTGGCTGGTGTATTGAATGG CTCCAGGCATATTTTCTTGTCCTTGATGATATTATGGATAATTCTCACACAAGACGTGGTCAGCCATGCTGGTTTAGAATCCCCAAG GTTGGTATGATTGCCATAAATGATGGAATCATTCTCCGGAACCATATCCCCAGAATTCTTAAGAAGCACTTCCGAACAAAGGCTTACTATGTCGATCTGCTGGATTTGTTCAATGAG GTGGAATTTCAAACTGCTTCGGGACAGATGATAGACTTAATTacaactattgaaggagaaaaaGATTTGTCAAAATACTCATTGCCTCT TCATCGCCGTATTGTTCAGTACAAGACTGCCTACTACTCATTTTACCTTCCA GTTGCTTGTGCATTGCTCATGGCGGGTGAGGACCTGGAGAAACATCCAACAGTTAAAGATGTGCTTATTAATATGGGAATATACTTTCAAGTACAAGATGATTATTTAGATTGCTTTGGTGAGCCTGAAAAGATCGGGAAG ATTGGTACAGATATTGAAGATTTCAAATGTTCTTGGCTGGTTGTAAAGGCCCTGGAGCTTTGTAACGAAGAACAGAAGAAAACTCTTTTA GAGCACTATGGAAAGGAAGATCCGGCTGATGTTGCAAAAATCAAAGTCCTCTATAACGAGATTAATCTCCAAGGTGCGTTTGCTGAGTTCGAGAGCAAGAGCTACGAAAAACTAAACAGCTCGATTGAAGCTCATCCCAGCAAATCTGTACAAGCAGTGCTCAAGTCTTTCTTGGGCAAGATATACAAGAGACAGAAATAA
- the LOC121811359 gene encoding farnesyl pyrophosphate synthase-like isoform X2 has protein sequence MFIFPQACFGHHFLMLDYNVPGGKLNRGLSVIDSYKLLKEGKDLTDDEVFLASALGWCIEWLQAYFLVLDDIMDNSHTRRGQPCWFRIPKVGMIAINDGIILRNHIPRILKKHFRTKAYYVDLLDLFNEVEFQTASGQMIDLITTIEGEKDLSKYSLPLHRRIVQYKTAYYSFYLPVACALLMAGEDLEKHPTVKDVLINMGIYFQVQDDYLDCFGEPEKIGKIGTDIEDFKCSWLVVKALELCNEEQKKTLLEHYGKEDPADVAKIKVLYNEINLQGAFAEFESKSYEKLNSSIEAHPSKSVQAVLKSFLGKIYKRQK, from the exons ATGTTCATTTTCCCCCAGGCTTGTTTTGGACACCACTTTCTG ATGCTAGACTACAATGTTCCTGGAG GGAAGTTGAACCGAGGTCTGTCTGTTATTGATAGCTACAAGTTACTAAAAGAAGGAAAAGATCTAACTGATGATGAAGTGTTCCTAGCTAGTGCTCTTGGCTGGTGTATTGAATGG CTCCAGGCATATTTTCTTGTCCTTGATGATATTATGGATAATTCTCACACAAGACGTGGTCAGCCATGCTGGTTTAGAATCCCCAAG GTTGGTATGATTGCCATAAATGATGGAATCATTCTCCGGAACCATATCCCCAGAATTCTTAAGAAGCACTTCCGAACAAAGGCTTACTATGTCGATCTGCTGGATTTGTTCAATGAG GTGGAATTTCAAACTGCTTCGGGACAGATGATAGACTTAATTacaactattgaaggagaaaaaGATTTGTCAAAATACTCATTGCCTCT TCATCGCCGTATTGTTCAGTACAAGACTGCCTACTACTCATTTTACCTTCCA GTTGCTTGTGCATTGCTCATGGCGGGTGAGGACCTGGAGAAACATCCAACAGTTAAAGATGTGCTTATTAATATGGGAATATACTTTCAAGTACAAGATGATTATTTAGATTGCTTTGGTGAGCCTGAAAAGATCGGGAAG ATTGGTACAGATATTGAAGATTTCAAATGTTCTTGGCTGGTTGTAAAGGCCCTGGAGCTTTGTAACGAAGAACAGAAGAAAACTCTTTTA GAGCACTATGGAAAGGAAGATCCGGCTGATGTTGCAAAAATCAAAGTCCTCTATAACGAGATTAATCTCCAAGGTGCGTTTGCTGAGTTCGAGAGCAAGAGCTACGAAAAACTAAACAGCTCGATTGAAGCTCATCCCAGCAAATCTGTACAAGCAGTGCTCAAGTCTTTCTTGGGCAAGATATACAAGAGACAGAAATAA